The genomic window TCACGCGGGTGCTGCCGCCGCCGACGAAGCCCAGGCCGGAGTGGTCGAAGTTGTCGTTGTTGAACTCGTCGATGCCCATGCCGATGGCGCCGCCACCGATGAAGGGGTTGAAGTTCTTGTCCTTGAAGAACAGCCGCACGTTGTTGGCCGTCTGGTAGGCGAAGTTGCGCCCGGTCGTGCCGGTGTTGGCGATCGGGTTGTACGGCTCGCCGACGCCGGAGAGCAGCATCAGCCGCACGTTCTCGAAGATGAACGCGGCGACCACCACGATGTCCGCCGGCTGCTCCCATTCCTCGCCGCTGGAGTCGACGTAGACGATGCCGGTGGCGCGCTTGCCGGTGCTGTCCAGGGTCACCCGGAGCACTTCGGAGTTGGTGCGGGCGCTGAAGTTGGGTTTGCGGATCAGCGCCGGCATCACGTTGACGATGGCGCTGGCCTTGGAATAGTTGGCGCAGCCGTAGTTGGTGCAGAAGCCGCAGAAGGTGCAGGGCCCCATGGTCACGCCCAGCTGGTTGGTATAGCCGCGGGAGGCCAGCGCCGAGGGCACCGGGAAGGGTTTGTAGCCGAGGTTGCGCGCGGCCTCGGCGAACAGGGTCGGGGCGTAGGTCTGCGCGGTGGGCGGGTTGGGGTATTCGCGCGAGCGCGGGCCCTCGAAGGGGTTGCCGCCGTCGACGAGGGTGCCGCCCAGGTTGCCGGCCTTGCCGGACACGCCGGCCAGGCGCTCGAAGGCGTCGTAGTGCGGCTCCATTTCTTCCCAGGTGGTGCCCCAGTCCTGCAGGGTCAGCTCGGCAGGCACTTCCTTGCCGTAGCGCTCCTTCAGGTGGCTGGCCAGGCGGAATTCCTCGGGCTGGAAGCGGAAGGTGATGCCGGCCCAGTGGTTGCCGGCGCCGCCGGTGCCGTTGCCGGGGTGGAACGAGCCCCAGATGCGCATCGGCAGGGCGGTCTCCGATTCCTTGTTGCGCATGGTGCAGGTGTTCTGCCGGGTGCGCAGCATCAGCTCCTGGCGGCGGTTGTAGCGCAGCTCGTCGGCCGCCGAGGCGAGGTTGAAGTCGCTGGCCGTATCGCGCCAGGGGCCGCGTTCGAAGCCGATGACCTGGAGGCCGGCGTCGGCCAGTTCATGGGCGATGATCGAGCCCGCCCAGCCGAGCCCGACGACCACGACGTCGGTGGAAGGTAGTTTCTTGGCCATGCGTGATTAACCCTTCTTGGTCCAGGCGGAGCTGCCGATGATGGAGAGCGGCACGAGGTCCAGCTTCTGGTTGTGCAGTGCGATGTAGTCGCGGTAGTCGTAGCGCGCGCCAGGGAAGCCGAGCATCTTCCACGACACCATGTCGCGGTTGCCGCCGTAGATCGGGTCGGCGAAGAAGCCCTCCATGGTGTTGTCCAGCACCTGCTGGAAGAACATCCTGGCGTCGATGCCCTCGAGGGTGATGGCGCCTTTCTCCAGGTCGCTCAGGACCTGGTCGCGCTGCTCGGGAGGCAAGGCGCTGAAGTTCTTCTGGAACTGGCCCTGGCAGTACTTGCCCAGCGCGGCGAGGCCGAGGCGGTAGCGCTCGCGCGGCACCAGCGGCGACTGGTCGGCCTGGGCCGGCGTGCCCGGGGTGAAGGGGCCCTGCATGTACAGGCGGCCGGAGTCGCCGTAGTCGCTGACCAGCTGGCGGTCGATGAAGACTGCGCAGCCGGCGTCCTTGCCGCTGACGCTCAGCTCGTCGGCGGGAATCAGCTGTTCGACGATGGCTTCCAGCTCCACGGCCTCCTCGGCGGTGAAGAACTGCCAGCCGGGGCTGTCATAGTGCAGCGGGCCGTTGTGATCGAACGGCAGCCATTTCGGCGTGCCGATCACGGTGGCGGCCTGGCTGCTGGCGGCAGCGCCGACGGCCAGGGAAGCGGCGGACGACTTCAGCAGCTGGCGCCGGGTGAAGCCCTTGGGGTGGTCGGTCATGTCGGCTCCTGAGGCAATAGCGGTCCACTCGATATTCGAGGAGGCAGGGACACGTATCGCCAGGTCGGTTCACGGTGGTCTGCACTCCCGGCCGGTGCCGGTGAGCGGAGCGGGGTGCGAAGTCACCCTCGAGCGGGGCGCTTGGCGGATTGGCGGGCGGGGAATGGTCCTGTGCCTGGGCGAAATCCGCGGTTCGTCTTTTCCACACGCGTTTTTAGACTAGGGGCCGTTACAAAATGTTGCAGGTTTTTTTGCAGTAAAGGGTTGTTGCGGATTTCGAGAAAATCCGCGGGCCAGACGTGCCGCGGATTGCCGGGGTGCGTAGGAGCGGACTCCGTCCGCGATAGGTTCCACATCGTGCCGCAAACCCATCGCGGTGGGAGTCCGCTCCTGTACCAGGGTTACGCTCGGGCGCAGATCACAGGAACATCCCGCCCGACGCCTCCACGCGCTGGCCGTTGATCCAGCGGCCGCCGTCGGACAGCAGCACGGCGATCACCGCGCCGATGTCGTCCGGCAGGCCCACGCGACCCAGGGCGGTATTGCTGGCGATCTGCTTGTTCACCTCCGCGTTGTCGCGCACCAGGCCGCCGCCAAAATCGGTCTCGATGGCGCCCGGGGCGAGGATGTTCACCGCGATGCCGCGCGCGCCCAGTTCCTTCGCCTGGTACTTGGTCAGGGTTTCCATGGCGCCCTTCATGGTCGCGTAGGCGGCATAGCCGGGCAGGGCGAAGCGCGTCAGGCCGCTGGACACGTTGAGGATACGGCCGCCATCGGCGATCAGTGGCAGCAGCTTCTGGGTCAGGAAGAACGGGCCCTTGAGCTGGATATTCAGCAATTGGTCGAACTGTTCCTCGGTGGTTTCGGCGAAGCTGGCATGCAGGCCGATGCCGGCATTGTTCACCAGGAAGTCGAAGTCCTGGCGGCCGAAGGTTTCGCCCAGGATGGCGCGGACCTGCTCGGAGAAGGCGGCGAAGCTGGCGCTGTCGGCCACGTCCAGGTGCAGCATGGCGGCGCGGCCGCCATGCTGCTGGATCTCGGCGGCGACGGCATGGGCCTCGTCGGCCTGGCTGCGGTAGGTGCCGATGATGTCAACGCCAGCGGCGGCCAGGTGCAGGGCGGCGTTGCGGCCCAGGCCGCGGCTGGCGCCGGTGATGAGAGCGATCTTGCGGGACATGGCGGAACTCCTGTGGTGGCTGGGGGAGCGGTGGGGTTGAGGGAAAGCTTATTGTTCGAACATGCGGTGATAAACCAGCAGAAATCGGAAATACTGGTCGACAGTACCGAACAATGACTGAGCCCTCCGATGATCCGCCCCGAATTGCTACGCACCTTCGTCCGCGTCACCGAGCTGGCCAGCTTCACCCAGGCGGGGGAGCAGCTCGGATTGCCGCGCTCCACCGTCTCCGAACACATTCAGGCGCTGGAGGAACTGCTCGGCACGCGCCTGCTGCAGCGCACCACCCGCCGCGTCACCGCCACCCAGGACGGCCTGGTGCTGTACGAGCGCAGCAAGGACATGCTGGCCCAGCTGGACGAACTGCAGGGCCTGTTCCGACAGGATGACGAAGCCCTCGGCGGGCGCCTGCGGGTGGACATGCCAACGGTGATGGCGCGCAAGCTGGTGATGCCGCGCCTGGGGGAATTCCTCGCGCGGCACCCGGCGCTGGAGCTGGAGGTGAGCTGCACCGACCGCCGCGTCGACCTGGTGCGCGAGGGCTTCGATTGTGTGGTGCGGGTCGGTTCGGTGAACGACCCTTCGGTGGTGGCGCGTAGCCTCGGGCAGTTCCCGCAGGTGACCTGCGCCAGCCCGTCCTACCTTGCCGAGCATGGCGTGCCGCAGTCGCTGGAGGATCTGGCCGGGCACCAGTTGATCCACTACGTGAGCGTGCTGGGCGCGCGGACCCCGGGTTTCGAATACCTGCACCAGGGCGAGGTGCGCTACATGCCGATGGGCGGGGCGCTGTCGGTGAACAACGCCGAAGCCTACGAAAGCGCGGCGATGGGGGGGCTGGGCCTCATCCAGGTGCCGGTGCATGGCGTGCTGGATGACCTGGAGGCGGGGCGGCTGGTGCAGGTGCTGGAGCATGTCCCGTTGCCGCCCATGGAGATTTCCCTGCTCTATGCCCACCGCCGGCTGCCGCAACGGGTGCGGGTGTTCATGCAGTGGCTGACACAGTTGCTGGGCGAGCCCGGCGTGCTGGGTACGCCCGTGCCTGCCCGGTCGTGAGCACCGGTCCTAGCTGGCCCAGTCCGAATTCAGGATCACCTCGCAGAAGTTGCCGCGCACGAAGCTGGCATCCTTCATCGCCAGCACGTCGGCCTTGACGTTGCCGAAGGTGGTCTGCGGCTTGGCTTTGATGCCGTCGTAGAAGGCCTGCAGGATGTCCTGCTTGAACTGCCCGCCGCGCGGGTGGGCGGCGACCACGGCCTCGCGCTGGGCGTCGGGGAACTGCGGGTAGGCGATGCCCAGCACGTCCATTTCCACCCCGGCGGTGACCAGGGCGATCTCCGGCTTCATGTGCCGCGGGATGCCGGGCGTGGTGTGCAGGGCGATGGCGGTCCACACCGTGTCAATATCGCTGTCGGCGATGCCATGGCTGCGCAGGAAGTCGGCGGCGCAGTCGGCGCCGTCCACCTCGAAGCGCTCGCATTGGCTGCAGTAGCGCGGCATCAGGCCCATGTCGTGGAACATCGCGCCGGCGTAGAGCAACTCGGCGTCGTACTTCAGGCCCTGGCGCGCACCGGTCAGGGCACCCCAGTAGTAGACGCGTGAGGAATGGTGGAAAAGCAGCGGGGTGGCGTTGTCGCGGACCATCTCGGTGATGGCCCTGGCGAGGGTGCTGTCGGGGACTTTGACGCCGTTCAGGTCGAGGCTCATGGCGGGCTCCAGGATCAAGGCGCACCGCGGGGTGCGGCGCGCAGGAGTCCATTGGAATTCCTGGGCGCCGTGGCGACAACGAGAGCGGAGGAGCGAATCCGGACAGGCATGCATGTTTTGCTGCCAGCAGACCATAAGCGTCCGGGATCGAGATCGTAGGGCGCATAACGCGCCAGCGTTATCCGCCGTGGGGCCATCGGCGCATAACCCGTTCCGGGTTATGCGCCCTACGGTCCTGCGTATTCGGGGCCCGCGGAGCCGACAGGTAGGAGCGCGCTCTGCGCGCGATCGCGGGCATGGCCCGCTCCTACAGGGAAGTCCGGGTCCTAGACGAACTGCGCCGCCGCATAGCCCGAGGCCCAGGCCCACTGGAAATTGAAGCCGCCCAGGTGGCCGGTCACGTCCAGCACCTCGCCAACAAAATACAGGCCCGGCGACTTCAGCGATTCCAGGGTCTTGGACGACACCTCGCGGGTGTCGACGCCGCCCAGGGTGACTTCCGCGGTGCGGTAGCCCTCGGTGCCGGCCGGCACCAGTTGCCAGTTGCCCAGTTGCTCGGCAATCGCCTTCAGCTCGCCGGGCGTGTACTGCTTCATCGGCTTGGAGACGAACCATTGCTCGGCCAGCAGGCCGGCCATCTTCTTGGTGAACAGCTCGGCCAGCAGCGTCTTCAGCTCGCTGTTGGGGCGCTCGCGCTGCTGGTCCACCAGCCAGACGGGCAGGTCGATGCGCGGCAGCAGGTCGATGCTGACGGTGTCGCCCGGCTGCCAGAAGGAGGAAATTTGCAGGATCGCCGGGCCGCTCAAACCGCGGTGGGTGAACAGGATGTTCTCGACGAAGCTCTGGCCATTGCAGCTGACCCGGCAATCCTCCACCGAGGTGCCGGACAGCTCGGTGCACAGTGCCTTGAGCTGCGGATCGGTAAGGGTGAAGGGCACCAGGCCGGCGCGGGTCGGCAGCACGTTGTGGCCGAACTGGCGGGCGACCTGGTAGCCGAAACCGGTGGCGCCCAGGGTCGGGATGGACAGGCCGCCGGTGGCGATCACCAGGGATTCGCAACGGACCAGGCCGAGGCTGGTCTGCAACTGGTAACCGCCCTCGTCGAGGCGGGCGATCTCGCTGACTGACGTATCCAGGCGCAGGTCGACGCCGGCCTGTTCGCATTCATCCAGCAGCAGGCCGAGGATGTCGCTGGACTTGTTATCGCAGAACAGCTGGCCGAGCTTCTTCTCGTGGTAGGGCACGCCGTGCTTGGCCACCAGGGCGATGAAATCCCACTGGGTGAAGCGCGCCAGGGCGGACTTGCAGAAGTGCGGGTTCTGCGACAGGAAGTTGCCCGGCTCGCAGTACATATTGGTGAAGTTGCAACGGCCGCCACCGGACATGAGGATCTTCTTGCCGGCCTTGTTGGCGTGGTCGATCAGCAGGACCTGGCGGCCGCGCGCGGCGGCGCCCATGGCGCACATCAGTCCCGCGGCGCCGGCGCCGATGATGATGACCTGGGATGTGAGCACGGCGGATTCCTCGTGGACGAACGCCTGGGCGGCGCAAAGCCGCGCATCTTACCCCAAGCGCCGGGCGAGGGGAGGCCGTGCGTCGACCCGCGGCGCGGGGCTGGCGGTTGAGGTATCCCGCAGGGGCATTTGCCCGGATAATGCGCGCCCAGTCGTTTTTCTCTTTTCGCGTTTTTCTTTTCGTGGTGCGTGCGCATGGAAATCAAGGTCAACTTTCTCGACAACCTTCGCCTGGAGGCCAAGTTCGACGACTTCACGGTCATCGCCGACCAGCCGATCCGCTACAAGGGCGACGGTTCGGCACCGGGGCCGTTCGACTATTTCCTGGCGTCCTCGGCGCTGTGCGCGGCCTACTTCGTCAAGCTCTACTGCCAGACCCGCGACATCCCCACGGACAACATCCGCCTGTCGCAGAACAACATCGTCGACCCGGAGAACCGCTACAAGCAGATCTTCAAGATCCAGGTGGAACTGCCGGCGGACATCTCCGAGAAGGATCGCCAGGGCATCCTGCGCTCCATCGACCGCTGCACCGTGAAGAAGGTGGTGCAGACCGGCCCGGACTTCGTCATCGAGGAAGTCGAGAACCTCGACGCCGACGCCCAGGCGCTGCTGATGCCCAGTACCGTCGCCGGCGCCAGCACCTACATCCCGGGCAAGGACCTGCCGCTGGAGCAGACCATCGCCAATATGTCGGAAATCCTCGCCGGCCTGGGCATGAAGATCGAGATCGCCTCCTGGCGCAACATCGTGCCCAACGTCTGGTCGCTGCATATTCGCGACGCGCAGTCGCCGCTGTGCTTCACCAACGGCAAGGGCGCCACCAAGGAGAGTGCGCTGGCCTCGGCGCTGGGCGAGTTCATCGAGCGGCTGAACTGCAACTTCTTCTACAACGACCAGTACTGGGGCGAGGAGATCGCCAACGCGCCGTTCGTGCATTACCCCGATGAGCGCTGGTTCAAGCCGGGCGCCAAGGACGCGCTGCCGGAGGAGATCCTCGACGAGTACTGCCTGGCGATCTACAACCCGGACGGCGAGCTGCGCGGCTCGCACCTGTACGACACCAACTCGGGCAACACCGAGCGCGGCATCTGCTCGCTGCCCTTCGTGCGCCAGTCCGACGGCGAGACGGTGTACTTCCCGTCCAATCTGATCGAGAACCTCTACCTGTCCAACGGCATGAGCGCCGGCAACACCCTGGCCGAGGCGCAGGTGCAGTGCCTGTCGGAAATCTTCGAACGCGCGGTCAAGCGCGAAATCCTCGAGGGCGAACTGGCCCTGCCGGACGTACCGCAGGAGGTGCTGGCCAAGTACCCCGGCATCGTCGCCGGCATCAAGGGGCTGGAGGAGCAGGGCTTCCCGGTGCTGGTCAAGGATGCGTCGCTGGGGGGCCAATACCCGGTGATGTGCGTGACCCTGATGAACCCGCGCACCGGCGGCGTGTTCGCCTCCTTCGGCGCCCACCCGAGCTTCGAAGTGGCGCTGGAGCGCAGCCTCACCGAGCTGCTCCAGGGCCGCAGCTTCGAGGGCCTGAACGACCTGCCGCGGCCGACCTTCGAAAGCCAGGCGCTGACCGAGCCGAACAACTTCGTCGAGCACTTCATCGACTCCAGCGGCGTGGTGTCGTGGCGCTTCTTCAGTGCCAGGGCCGATTACGAGTTCGTCGAGTGGGACTTCTCCGGCCACGGCGAGGACTCGAACAGTCAGGAAGCCCAGACCCTGTTCGGCATCCTCGAAGAGCAGGGCAGGGAAGTCTACATGGCCGTGTACGAGCACCTGGGCGCCACCGCGTGCCGCATCCTGGTGCCGGGTTACTCGGAAATCTACCCGGTGGAAGACCTCATCTGGGACAACACCAACAAGGCCCTGGCGTTCCGCGCCGACATCCTCAACCTGCACAGCCTCAACATCGTTCGCCTCAAGTCGCTGCTCAAGCGCCTGGAAGCCTGCGAGGTGGACGAGTACACCGACATCACCACGCTGATCGGCATCGAGTTCGACGACAACACGGTCTGGGGCCAACTGACCATCCTCGAGCTCAAGCTGCTGATCAACCTCGCGGTGAAGCGCTTCGACACCGCCAAGGAGCAGGTGGAGATGTTCCTCCAGTACAACGACAACACCGTCGAGCGCGGGCTGTTCTACCAGGCGCTCAACGCGGCACTGGAAGTGCACCTGGACGAGGAGCTGGAGATGGCCGACTTCGAGGCCAACTTCCGCCGCATGTTCGGCAACGAGCGCATGGACGCGGTGATCGGGTCGCTGGACGGCAGCGTGCGCTTCCATGGCCTGACGCCCACCAGCACCAAGCTGGAAGGCCTGGACAAGCACCTGCGCCTGATCGAGAGCTACAAGAAGCTGCATCAGGCACGGGCCCGGGCGGTGGGGCGCTGATCCGCGTGCTCAACGCCCCCATTGCCGGCGTGAGGGTCGAGTGATCTTTGTAGGATGGGTGGAGCGCAGCGATACCCATGCTGTCCGTGCGCGGGATTCGATGGGTATCGCTGCGCTCCACGCCATCCTACGAAGCGGCGCCATCCCATGACGCCGCGCCAGGCCGTAGGGCGAATAACGCGCAGCGTTATCCGCCGCGGAGCAAACGGCGGATAACCCGTTCCGGGTTATGCGCCCTACGGAACTGTACGGAAAGGGCACCTTCGGGTGCCCTTTCTCATTTCCGCGATCCAGATTCGCTCCCGGCATGCCGCCCGACCGATCATCCGGCGCAGCGCGAAAGTCCGCCTAGACTTGTCGATTCCGTCGTCGCCCAGGCGACCAAGCTGCATGCCGGTCATGCCGACCGCGCGAGGATCAGGAGAGTCACCATGTCCAGCCTGCAACGCGTCACCCCCTGCCTGTGGTTCGACGGCAAGGCCGAGGAAGCGGCCGAGTTCTACGTCGGCATCTTCCCCAACTCGCGCATCGTCCAGATTGCCTACTACCCCGAGGCCGAGAAGGACCGCCACGGCGGCGTGCCCGGTTCGGTGCTGACGGTGGAGTTCGTGCTCGACGGTCAGACCTTCATCGCCCTCAATGGCGGGCCGGCGTTCAACTTCACCGAGGCGCTGTCGCTGCAGGTGATGTGCGACAGCCAGAAGGAGATCGACCACTTCTGGGACAAGCTCGGCGCCGGCGGCCCGGTGGAGGCGCAGATGTGCGGCTGGCTGAAGGACCGCTACGGCGTGTCCTGGCAGATCTGCCCGCGCCACGTCGGCGACATGGTCGCCGACCCGAACCCGGCCAAGGCCAGCCGCACGCTGCAGGCGGTGATGGGCATGAAGAAACTGGACATGGCCGCCATCGAGCGCGCCCACGCCGGCAACTGAGCGCACGGATCGAGCACGGAGGGCACCGGGCATGTTCAGCCACATCACCGTTGGCACCAACGATTTGCCCCGCGCCATCGACTTCTACGGCAAGGTCCTCGGCACGCTGGGGATCGTCCTCAAGGCGCATCGCCATGCACCCGAGCGGGCGATCTTCGTGCATCCGGACAGCGACGTGGCGTTCTGCGTCTATTTACCCATCGACGGCCAGCCGGCGAGCGTCGGCAATGGCAGCCTGGTGGCCTTCGAGGCGCGCACGCGGCACCAGGTCGATCGCTTCCACGCCCGCGCCGTGCAACTGGGCGGTGTCGACGAAGGGCCGCCGGGGCTGCGCCTGAACTACTCGCCGACCTACTACGGTGCCTATGTGCGCGACCTCGACGGCAACAAGCTGTGCTGCGTCTGCCATCTGCCGGAGTGAGGCGCCACGCCAGAAAAATCGAACCCGCAAGCGCAGCGGCTCGTCCAACTCCCTGAGCGTCGCAGCCACCCGGCACGCACCGCCTGCCTGGCTGCGGCCCCACCAAGCGGCGAGGGTGCGCTCGCCGGACCGGGAGGAACTGCGATGGTCACGCATTACAAGGTCAAGGGTCACCTGGCCTGCGGGCATGCCGGCAAGCACCTGGAGGCCACCAGCGAGCTGAACCGGGTGAAGTGCCGCAGCTGCCGTAACACCGAGGTCTACAAGGAAGCCCGCCGCGATGCGCGCAACGCCGCACGTCGCGCCCAGCGCAAGGCCCGCGCCGACGCCGTGCACAACGACTGGCGCAGCTTCTGGGAGAAGCGCCTCGCCGCTTTGCCGGGCAGCCAGCGCCTGCCGCGCGGGTTCCAGGACCAGCCGTTCGTTTGAGCGGGGTGCGGGACCGTTAGCGGTGAGGGATGGCTGATGCTGCGATGCCGGTCGGCACCAATTCCTACTCCCTCTGGCAGAGGGGGAGGGCCCTTGATCTCACAATCCCGGATGCATGCCCGAGCGTTATGCTCGGGAAAGTCGTGCTAGCATCTGCCCCGGCCCCGAATCCTCCTGCGGCGCTGGCAACTCGCCAGCGTCGCCTTCCCTCACAGAAGGACCCACGCAATGGCTCAAGTCACCCTCAAGGGCAACCCGGTTTCCGTCGACGGCAAGCTGCCGCAGAAAGGCGAGCAGGCTCCGGCCCTGTCGCTGGTCGCCGGCAACCTGTCCGACGTCACCCTCGACACCTACGCCGGCAAGCGCAAGGTGCTGAACATCTTCCCCAGCGTCGACACCCCGACCTGCGCCACCTCCGTGCGCAAGTTCAACGCCGAGGCGAGCAAGCTGGCCAACACCGTGGTGCTGTGCATCTCCGCTGACCTGCCGTTCGCCCAGGCGCGCTTCTGCGGCGCCGAAGGCCTGGAAAACGTAGTGAACCTGTCCACCCTGCGTGGCCGCGAGTTCCTCGCCAACTACGGCGTGGCCATCGCCGACGGCCCGCTGGCCGGCCTGGCCGCCCGCGCGGTGGTGGTACTGGACGAGCAGAACAAGGTGCTGCACAGCGAGCTGGTGGGCGAGATCGCCGACGAGCCGAACTACGCCGCTGCCATCGCCGCCCTGGCTTGATTTTCCTACTCCTGTAGGAAATGCGGACCGACCCCGTGGGGTCGGTCCGACTGATCGGAACCCTTCCGATCATTGCCGGTCGCAATGTCCCGGTAATTCGTAACTCCCGGTAAATCCAAGGTAAATAGCGGGTAAAGAGACTTTGCCTGCGGCTTTGCTGTGCTTATCGTTCAGCCTCGGTATTCTCACTTCTTTTCGCCAAGACCTCGAAGACAGCGCTCATGACTGCAAGCAACGGATCGCCCTCCACCCTCCGCAAACTGCGCCCCTGGCTCATCACCGCGCTGCTGTTCGCCGCGGTGGTGGGGCTGATCATGTGGCTGCACTCGACGTCGACCGGTGCGCCGGCGGCCCAGGGCGGGCGCGGCGGGCGACCGGGCCCGGGGCAGATGGCCGCTGGGCAGGGCGGTGCGGCGGTGACCGTCAGCGTCGCGCCGGTGCTCAAGGGCGACCTGCCGGTGCACTACCACGCGCTGGGCACAGTCACGGCCTACAACACCGTCAACGTTCGCGCGCGGGTCAGCGGCCAGCTGGTCAAGGTGCCGTTCCAGGAAGGCCAGGAAGTGAAGGCCGGCGACGTGCTCGCGGTGATCGACCCGCGCCCGTTCCAGGCCGCGCTGGACCAGGCCCAGGGCACGCTGCTGCAGAACCAGGCGCAACTGAAGAACGCGCAGATCGACCTCGCCCGCTACAAGGGTCTGTACGCCGAGGACTCCATCGCCAAGCAGACCCTGGACACCCAGGAGGCCCAGGTGCGCCAGTACGAGGGCACCCTGAAGACCAACCAGGGCCAGGTCGCCGACGCCAAGCTCAACCTCGAGTTCACCCAGGTGCGCGCGCCCATCTCCGGCCGCGTGG from Pseudomonas sp. GCEP-101 includes these protein-coding regions:
- a CDS encoding GMC family oxidoreductase, with the translated sequence MAKKLPSTDVVVVGLGWAGSIIAHELADAGLQVIGFERGPWRDTASDFNLASAADELRYNRRQELMLRTRQNTCTMRNKESETALPMRIWGSFHPGNGTGGAGNHWAGITFRFQPEEFRLASHLKERYGKEVPAELTLQDWGTTWEEMEPHYDAFERLAGVSGKAGNLGGTLVDGGNPFEGPRSREYPNPPTAQTYAPTLFAEAARNLGYKPFPVPSALASRGYTNQLGVTMGPCTFCGFCTNYGCANYSKASAIVNVMPALIRKPNFSARTNSEVLRVTLDSTGKRATGIVYVDSSGEEWEQPADIVVVAAFIFENVRLMLLSGVGEPYNPIANTGTTGRNFAYQTANNVRLFFKDKNFNPFIGGGAIGMGIDEFNNDNFDHSGLGFVGGGSTRVTPIGAAPIDSRPTPPGTPTWGAAWKKATVDSYLSNMAIGCEASSYSTRSNYLSLDPNYNDPHGRPLLRITFDFPENDLRMAQYCTDKVVEIARSMNPQQIVPAPRKGPWANTSYQSSHIVGGFIMGADPKNSSVNKHLQVWGVPNLFVVGSSAFPQNPGYNPTGTVGALAFKAADAIRRLYLKRPGEMISV
- a CDS encoding gluconate 2-dehydrogenase subunit 3 family protein, which translates into the protein MTDHPKGFTRRQLLKSSAASLAVGAAASSQAATVIGTPKWLPFDHNGPLHYDSPGWQFFTAEEAVELEAIVEQLIPADELSVSGKDAGCAVFIDRQLVSDYGDSGRLYMQGPFTPGTPAQADQSPLVPRERYRLGLAALGKYCQGQFQKNFSALPPEQRDQVLSDLEKGAITLEGIDARMFFQQVLDNTMEGFFADPIYGGNRDMVSWKMLGFPGARYDYRDYIALHNQKLDLVPLSIIGSSAWTKKG
- a CDS encoding SDR family NAD(P)-dependent oxidoreductase, which gives rise to MSRKIALITGASRGLGRNAALHLAAAGVDIIGTYRSQADEAHAVAAEIQQHGGRAAMLHLDVADSASFAAFSEQVRAILGETFGRQDFDFLVNNAGIGLHASFAETTEEQFDQLLNIQLKGPFFLTQKLLPLIADGGRILNVSSGLTRFALPGYAAYATMKGAMETLTKYQAKELGARGIAVNILAPGAIETDFGGGLVRDNAEVNKQIASNTALGRVGLPDDIGAVIAVLLSDGGRWINGQRVEASGGMFL
- a CDS encoding LysR family transcriptional regulator, coding for MIRPELLRTFVRVTELASFTQAGEQLGLPRSTVSEHIQALEELLGTRLLQRTTRRVTATQDGLVLYERSKDMLAQLDELQGLFRQDDEALGGRLRVDMPTVMARKLVMPRLGEFLARHPALELEVSCTDRRVDLVREGFDCVVRVGSVNDPSVVARSLGQFPQVTCASPSYLAEHGVPQSLEDLAGHQLIHYVSVLGARTPGFEYLHQGEVRYMPMGGALSVNNAEAYESAAMGGLGLIQVPVHGVLDDLEAGRLVQVLEHVPLPPMEISLLYAHRRLPQRVRVFMQWLTQLLGEPGVLGTPVPARS
- a CDS encoding HD domain-containing protein; this encodes MSLDLNGVKVPDSTLARAITEMVRDNATPLLFHHSSRVYYWGALTGARQGLKYDAELLYAGAMFHDMGLMPRYCSQCERFEVDGADCAADFLRSHGIADSDIDTVWTAIALHTTPGIPRHMKPEIALVTAGVEMDVLGIAYPQFPDAQREAVVAAHPRGGQFKQDILQAFYDGIKAKPQTTFGNVKADVLAMKDASFVRGNFCEVILNSDWAS
- a CDS encoding NAD(P)/FAD-dependent oxidoreductase, encoding MCAMGAAARGRQVLLIDHANKAGKKILMSGGGRCNFTNMYCEPGNFLSQNPHFCKSALARFTQWDFIALVAKHGVPYHEKKLGQLFCDNKSSDILGLLLDECEQAGVDLRLDTSVSEIARLDEGGYQLQTSLGLVRCESLVIATGGLSIPTLGATGFGYQVARQFGHNVLPTRAGLVPFTLTDPQLKALCTELSGTSVEDCRVSCNGQSFVENILFTHRGLSGPAILQISSFWQPGDTVSIDLLPRIDLPVWLVDQQRERPNSELKTLLAELFTKKMAGLLAEQWFVSKPMKQYTPGELKAIAEQLGNWQLVPAGTEGYRTAEVTLGGVDTREVSSKTLESLKSPGLYFVGEVLDVTGHLGGFNFQWAWASGYAAAQFV
- a CDS encoding OsmC domain/YcaO domain-containing protein; the protein is MEIKVNFLDNLRLEAKFDDFTVIADQPIRYKGDGSAPGPFDYFLASSALCAAYFVKLYCQTRDIPTDNIRLSQNNIVDPENRYKQIFKIQVELPADISEKDRQGILRSIDRCTVKKVVQTGPDFVIEEVENLDADAQALLMPSTVAGASTYIPGKDLPLEQTIANMSEILAGLGMKIEIASWRNIVPNVWSLHIRDAQSPLCFTNGKGATKESALASALGEFIERLNCNFFYNDQYWGEEIANAPFVHYPDERWFKPGAKDALPEEILDEYCLAIYNPDGELRGSHLYDTNSGNTERGICSLPFVRQSDGETVYFPSNLIENLYLSNGMSAGNTLAEAQVQCLSEIFERAVKREILEGELALPDVPQEVLAKYPGIVAGIKGLEEQGFPVLVKDASLGGQYPVMCVTLMNPRTGGVFASFGAHPSFEVALERSLTELLQGRSFEGLNDLPRPTFESQALTEPNNFVEHFIDSSGVVSWRFFSARADYEFVEWDFSGHGEDSNSQEAQTLFGILEEQGREVYMAVYEHLGATACRILVPGYSEIYPVEDLIWDNTNKALAFRADILNLHSLNIVRLKSLLKRLEACEVDEYTDITTLIGIEFDDNTVWGQLTILELKLLINLAVKRFDTAKEQVEMFLQYNDNTVERGLFYQALNAALEVHLDEELEMADFEANFRRMFGNERMDAVIGSLDGSVRFHGLTPTSTKLEGLDKHLRLIESYKKLHQARARAVGR
- a CDS encoding VOC family protein codes for the protein MSSLQRVTPCLWFDGKAEEAAEFYVGIFPNSRIVQIAYYPEAEKDRHGGVPGSVLTVEFVLDGQTFIALNGGPAFNFTEALSLQVMCDSQKEIDHFWDKLGAGGPVEAQMCGWLKDRYGVSWQICPRHVGDMVADPNPAKASRTLQAVMGMKKLDMAAIERAHAGN
- a CDS encoding VOC family protein; protein product: MFSHITVGTNDLPRAIDFYGKVLGTLGIVLKAHRHAPERAIFVHPDSDVAFCVYLPIDGQPASVGNGSLVAFEARTRHQVDRFHARAVQLGGVDEGPPGLRLNYSPTYYGAYVRDLDGNKLCCVCHLPE
- the tpx gene encoding thiol peroxidase, whose amino-acid sequence is MAQVTLKGNPVSVDGKLPQKGEQAPALSLVAGNLSDVTLDTYAGKRKVLNIFPSVDTPTCATSVRKFNAEASKLANTVVLCISADLPFAQARFCGAEGLENVVNLSTLRGREFLANYGVAIADGPLAGLAARAVVVLDEQNKVLHSELVGEIADEPNYAAAIAALA